In the Bordetella genomosp. 10 genome, one interval contains:
- a CDS encoding MmgE/PrpD family protein codes for MHSASQLPPPSENLALGLARFAHGLRPADLPPEVRTKSLHHIVDAIGLAYASRHFPFAAPGLAGFRAAGAPGAATVIGGAERLQPRDAALSNGYLIHGLDFDDTHPGSIVHPTVACLPAALAMAEAADATWGELLAAYAAGMETCIRLGRAVKGGFHHAGFHATGLVSHFSAALVAAKLLGLDVPRIVAAQGIAASTASGVQVFLENGAWTKRMHPGWGALAGITAAQMAQAGFHGPDRPYEGRFGFFDTHMQERAGQVDTESVIRGLGREWTLLDTSIKPYPVCHFIHGCAEAGVQLHARIGDLARVRRIVCELPEATLPIVAEPAAAKRVPRSDYEAKFSAQFVVAACLLRGRFALSELDDASLADPAILRLASKVECIRQEDTEFPKYFSGAVTVELDQGDTLHQHIPMNLGSGARALSLADIAGKFRANAGLVLPPPRAQAVLDTLLAAEFDTPVRALARALAA; via the coding sequence ATGCACAGTGCTTCCCAGCTTCCCCCGCCCTCCGAAAACCTGGCCCTCGGCCTGGCGCGCTTCGCCCACGGGCTGCGCCCGGCCGACCTCCCGCCAGAGGTGCGGACCAAATCCCTGCACCACATCGTCGACGCCATCGGCCTGGCCTACGCTTCGCGCCACTTTCCTTTCGCGGCGCCCGGGCTGGCCGGCTTCCGCGCCGCCGGCGCGCCCGGCGCGGCGACCGTCATCGGCGGCGCCGAACGCCTCCAGCCGCGCGATGCCGCGTTGTCCAACGGCTACCTGATCCATGGCCTGGACTTCGACGACACGCATCCGGGCAGCATCGTCCATCCGACCGTCGCCTGCCTGCCCGCGGCCCTGGCCATGGCGGAAGCCGCCGACGCCACCTGGGGCGAGCTGCTGGCCGCCTACGCCGCCGGCATGGAAACCTGCATACGCCTGGGCCGCGCGGTCAAGGGCGGCTTCCACCATGCGGGCTTCCATGCGACGGGGCTGGTGTCGCACTTCAGCGCGGCGCTGGTCGCCGCCAAGCTGCTGGGCCTGGACGTGCCCCGGATCGTGGCCGCGCAGGGCATCGCCGCCAGCACCGCCTCCGGCGTGCAGGTCTTCCTGGAGAACGGCGCCTGGACCAAGCGCATGCATCCGGGCTGGGGCGCGCTGGCCGGCATCACCGCCGCGCAGATGGCGCAGGCGGGTTTCCACGGTCCCGACCGCCCCTATGAAGGCAGGTTCGGTTTCTTCGACACGCATATGCAGGAACGCGCCGGCCAGGTCGACACCGAATCGGTGATCCGCGGCCTGGGCCGCGAGTGGACGCTGCTCGACACCTCGATCAAGCCCTACCCCGTCTGCCACTTCATTCATGGCTGCGCCGAGGCGGGCGTGCAACTGCATGCGCGGATCGGCGACCTCGCCCGGGTGCGCCGCATCGTCTGCGAACTTCCCGAGGCCACGCTGCCCATCGTGGCGGAGCCCGCCGCCGCCAAGCGCGTGCCGCGCTCCGACTACGAGGCCAAGTTCAGCGCCCAGTTCGTGGTGGCGGCCTGCCTGCTGCGCGGGCGATTCGCCTTGTCCGAACTCGACGACGCCAGCCTGGCGGATCCGGCGATCCTGCGGCTGGCGTCCAAGGTGGAGTGCATCAGGCAGGAAGACACCGAGTTCCCGAAATACTTCTCGGGCGCCGTGACGGTGGAACTGGACCAGGGCGACACGCTCCATCAACACATCCCCATGAACCTGGGCAGCGGCGCCCGCGCCCTGAGCCTGGCCGACATCGCGGGCAAATTCCGCGCCAATGCCGGCCTGGTGCTGCCCCCGCCCCGCGCGCAGGCCGTGCTCGACACCCTGCTGGCGGCGGAATTCGATACGCCGGTGCGCGCCCTGGCGCGGGCGCTGGCCGCGTAG
- a CDS encoding N-acyl homoserine lactonase family protein yields the protein MQRRGPENFILGGDEHDGVVNMDFFVWVIRHGDQVVLVDTGFGERGSKARGRPLECCPIEALRQLDIDPARIRTVVLTHLHWDHAGNLDKLPNATFHLQDAEAAFATGRCMCEPVLRRAFAVDDVCDFVRSVYDDRVVFHEGDDTLAPGIELLLIGGHTRGLQAVRVHTERGWVILASDAAHYYANLTRRLPFPVVVDVAAMLAGHARLLKLADSADHFVPGHDPLVLERYPRVPGTEAAIACLHQAPTAA from the coding sequence ATGCAGCGCCGCGGCCCCGAGAACTTCATCCTCGGCGGCGACGAGCACGACGGCGTCGTCAACATGGACTTCTTCGTCTGGGTGATCCGCCACGGCGACCAGGTGGTCCTGGTCGATACGGGCTTCGGCGAACGCGGCTCCAAGGCGCGCGGCCGCCCGCTCGAATGCTGCCCCATCGAGGCCCTGCGTCAACTGGATATCGATCCCGCCCGGATCCGCACGGTCGTGCTGACCCATCTGCACTGGGACCACGCCGGCAATCTCGACAAGCTGCCCAACGCCACCTTCCACCTGCAGGATGCCGAGGCCGCCTTCGCCACGGGCCGCTGCATGTGCGAACCGGTCCTGCGGCGCGCCTTCGCCGTCGACGACGTCTGCGATTTCGTGCGCAGCGTCTACGACGACCGCGTCGTCTTCCACGAGGGCGACGACACCCTGGCGCCGGGCATCGAGCTGCTGCTCATCGGCGGCCATACGCGCGGCCTGCAGGCGGTGCGCGTGCACACCGAGCGCGGCTGGGTCATCCTGGCGTCCGACGCCGCCCACTACTACGCCAACCTGACGCGGCGCCTGCCCTTCCCCGTGGTGGTCGACGTGGCCGCCATGCTCGCGGGTCATGCCCGATTGCTGAAACTGGCCGACAGCGCCGATCATTTCGTACCGGGACACGACCCGCTGGTGCTGGAACGCTATCCGCGCGTGCCGGGAACCGAGGCGGCGATCGCCTGCCTGCACCAGGCGCCCACGGCGGCATGA
- a CDS encoding ABC transporter ATP-binding protein, producing MSAMLEVRELSRSFGGLKAVSGLSFDVGRDEVVGLIGPNGAGKSTAFNLISGTLRPSAGQVRLHGRDITGLAPSRVVRHGLARTFQSTAVYPGATVAENIHRGALSTLPGSIWTQILPTGARRQALAAMAREVEEVLELTGLGPYRHAMAGGLSYGHQKKLGVAVGIATRPDLLLMDEPAAGLNGEECAEFGRLLKQLQRERQLSILLVEHHMALVMDLCQRIVVLVQGRKIADDTPANIRANPAVIEAYLGAPDYAHA from the coding sequence ATGAGCGCGATGCTGGAAGTACGCGAACTGAGCCGCAGCTTCGGCGGCCTGAAGGCGGTGTCGGGCCTGAGCTTCGACGTCGGCCGCGACGAAGTGGTGGGCCTGATCGGCCCGAACGGCGCCGGCAAGAGCACCGCCTTCAACCTGATCAGCGGCACGCTGCGGCCCAGCGCCGGACAGGTCCGCCTGCACGGCCGCGACATCACCGGCCTGGCGCCCAGCCGCGTGGTGCGCCACGGGCTGGCCAGGACCTTCCAGTCCACCGCCGTCTACCCCGGCGCCACGGTCGCCGAGAACATCCATCGCGGCGCGCTGTCCACCCTGCCCGGTTCGATCTGGACGCAGATCCTGCCCACCGGCGCGCGCCGCCAGGCGCTGGCGGCGATGGCGCGCGAGGTCGAGGAAGTGCTGGAGCTGACCGGCCTCGGCCCCTATCGCCACGCGATGGCCGGCGGGCTGTCCTACGGTCACCAGAAAAAACTGGGCGTGGCCGTCGGCATCGCCACCCGCCCGGACCTCCTGCTCATGGACGAACCGGCCGCCGGCCTGAACGGCGAGGAATGCGCCGAATTCGGCCGCCTGCTCAAGCAACTGCAACGCGAGCGGCAATTGTCCATCCTGCTGGTCGAACACCATATGGCGCTGGTCATGGATCTCTGCCAGCGCATCGTGGTCCTGGTGCAGGGGCGCAAGATCGCCGACGACACGCCCGCCAACATCCGAGCCAATCCGGCCGTGATCGAAGCCTACCTGGGAGCTCCCGACTATGCCCATGCTTGA
- a CDS encoding branched-chain amino acid ABC transporter permease: MQDGKILLSTAVPHAPPAARRNPWALPGRLALLALAIFPLALGKDFTLHLAIQICINVVLVSGLSLLARAGQVSLCHGAFAGIGAYVSVLVVMGLGQPFLLGAAAAMLAAGLFAYLLGTVMLRLTGVYFVLLTFAFGEFVRLVLLEGDSVTGGANGITGVPPAALLGHVLDNKATFYLLTLACAAGVLWLLHTLYRSPAGHAIDAVGENAQLAEATGISVRGTQRYAFTLGSALAGLGGALTAHYLRYVSPESFGMHLSLALIIMMVVGGRRYLYGPLIGALVMTPLPELFRGAVETQNIFYGAALILMLRFLPQGLASLFRPRGDGRAQR, from the coding sequence ATGCAAGACGGAAAAATACTGCTATCCACCGCCGTTCCCCACGCGCCGCCCGCGGCGCGGCGCAACCCGTGGGCCCTGCCGGGGCGCCTGGCGCTGCTGGCGCTGGCGATTTTCCCGCTGGCCCTGGGCAAGGACTTCACCCTGCACCTCGCCATCCAGATCTGCATCAACGTCGTGCTGGTCAGCGGACTGTCCCTGCTTGCGCGGGCCGGCCAGGTATCCCTCTGCCACGGCGCGTTCGCCGGCATCGGCGCCTATGTCTCGGTGCTGGTCGTCATGGGCCTGGGCCAGCCCTTCCTGCTGGGCGCCGCCGCGGCCATGCTGGCGGCGGGCCTGTTCGCCTACCTGCTGGGCACCGTCATGCTGCGGCTGACCGGCGTCTACTTCGTGCTGCTGACCTTCGCCTTCGGCGAGTTCGTGCGCCTGGTGCTGCTCGAAGGCGACAGCGTCACCGGCGGCGCCAACGGCATCACCGGCGTGCCGCCCGCGGCGCTGCTGGGCCACGTGCTGGACAACAAGGCCACCTTCTACCTGCTCACCCTGGCATGCGCGGCGGGCGTCCTCTGGCTGCTGCACACGCTGTACCGCTCGCCGGCGGGCCATGCCATCGATGCGGTGGGGGAAAACGCGCAACTGGCCGAAGCCACCGGCATCAGCGTGCGCGGCACGCAGCGCTACGCCTTCACGCTGGGCAGCGCGCTGGCGGGACTGGGCGGCGCGCTGACCGCGCATTACCTGCGCTACGTGTCGCCGGAGTCCTTCGGCATGCACCTGTCGCTGGCCCTCATCATCATGATGGTCGTGGGCGGCCGCCGTTATCTGTACGGCCCGCTGATCGGCGCCCTGGTCATGACGCCGCTGCCCGAACTGTTCCGCGGCGCCGTCGAAACCCAGAATATCTTCTACGGCGCGGCGCTGATCCTGATGCTGCGGTTCCTGCCGCAGGGCCTGGCCAGCCTGTTCCGGCCGCGCGGCGACGGGAGGGCGCAACGATGA
- a CDS encoding ABC transporter substrate-binding protein produces MKAIRTALIPAALLLAMPAHAEETLKIGAVVTLSGAGAAWGQALLYGAELAADDVNAKGGLEVAGKRYKVQLVPYDDKYQSSDAVTATNRLLSDDGVKYIIGPMGSAPALAVQPVTEPAKVIIMTLGFTAKALSPDKPYSFRPNLTTEETSYPSIVWLVKHFKLKKVGALFPNDESGQQIARDLEQAYAKAGSSMSSKEFFERQRVDMVPLLTRMMAAGIDAIELDGNSPATAGMIVKQARELGFKGPIVRNGGPATPEIVAVAGKAATEGMMVSSLTDPNNEAVAEYAQRYQKKYNKKMNGFSPAFYDGTHMLFKAMQDAGTVTDSEKVRHALEAIKDYPGIQGTLNWGGKARYGIAHQIESPFFISEVKDGAEVVRARCNVEQCVDVK; encoded by the coding sequence ATGAAAGCGATCCGCACGGCATTGATCCCCGCCGCCCTGCTGCTGGCCATGCCCGCGCATGCCGAGGAAACCCTGAAAATCGGCGCGGTCGTCACGCTGTCCGGCGCCGGCGCGGCCTGGGGTCAGGCGCTGCTGTACGGCGCGGAACTGGCCGCCGACGACGTCAACGCCAAGGGCGGCCTGGAGGTGGCGGGCAAGCGCTACAAGGTCCAGCTCGTTCCCTATGACGACAAATACCAGTCCAGCGACGCCGTCACCGCCACCAACCGCCTGTTGTCCGACGACGGCGTCAAGTACATCATCGGCCCCATGGGGTCGGCGCCGGCGCTTGCCGTGCAGCCCGTCACGGAGCCCGCCAAGGTCATCATCATGACGCTGGGCTTCACCGCCAAGGCCCTCAGCCCGGACAAGCCCTATTCCTTCCGTCCCAACCTGACAACCGAGGAAACCTCCTATCCCTCCATCGTCTGGCTGGTGAAGCACTTCAAGCTGAAGAAGGTCGGCGCGCTCTTCCCCAACGACGAATCGGGCCAGCAGATCGCGCGCGACCTGGAGCAGGCCTACGCCAAGGCCGGATCGTCGATGTCCTCCAAGGAATTCTTCGAGCGCCAGCGGGTCGACATGGTCCCGCTGCTGACCCGCATGATGGCCGCCGGCATCGACGCCATCGAGCTGGACGGCAACTCGCCCGCCACCGCCGGCATGATCGTCAAGCAGGCGCGTGAGCTGGGATTCAAGGGTCCCATCGTGCGCAACGGCGGGCCGGCCACGCCGGAAATCGTCGCGGTCGCGGGCAAGGCGGCGACCGAGGGAATGATGGTGAGCTCGCTGACCGATCCGAACAACGAGGCGGTCGCCGAGTACGCCCAGCGCTACCAGAAGAAATACAACAAGAAGATGAACGGCTTCAGCCCGGCCTTCTACGACGGCACGCACATGCTGTTCAAGGCCATGCAGGACGCCGGCACCGTCACCGACTCGGAGAAGGTGCGCCACGCGCTGGAGGCGATCAAGGACTACCCCGGCATCCAGGGCACGCTGAACTGGGGCGGCAAGGCCAGGTACGGCATCGCCCACCAGATCGAGTCGCCCTTCTTCATTTCCGAGGTCAAGGACGGCGCCGAGGTCGTCCGCGCCCGCTGCAACGTCGAGCAGTGCGTCGATGTGAAGTGA
- a CDS encoding ABC transporter ATP-binding protein yields MPMLEARGLAVRYGPLEAVHGISFDVDQGEIVALVGSNGAGKSSTLKALMGLKLPADGTLAWQGEPIAHLPAAARVQRGIALSPEGRRLFPRMTVLENLQVGAHAVRCASARRRTMEHIYALFPRVAERRGQLAGSLSGGEQQMVAIGRALMAQPRLLMLDEPSLGLAPKVIAEIADAIQALNRDTGLSIILVEQNARLALRLSHRAYVLEQGAIMQTGTGAQLLADDFVRKSYLGA; encoded by the coding sequence ATGCCCATGCTTGAAGCCCGCGGGCTCGCGGTGCGCTATGGCCCGCTGGAGGCCGTCCACGGCATTTCCTTCGACGTCGACCAGGGCGAGATCGTGGCGCTGGTCGGCTCCAACGGCGCCGGCAAGTCGTCCACGCTCAAGGCCTTGATGGGCCTGAAGCTGCCGGCGGACGGCACGCTCGCCTGGCAGGGCGAACCGATCGCCCACCTGCCGGCTGCGGCGCGCGTCCAGCGCGGAATCGCCCTTTCGCCCGAGGGACGGCGGCTGTTCCCGCGCATGACCGTGCTGGAGAACCTGCAAGTCGGCGCGCACGCGGTGCGCTGCGCCAGCGCGCGCCGGCGCACGATGGAGCATATCTACGCGCTGTTCCCGCGCGTCGCCGAACGGCGCGGCCAACTGGCCGGCTCGCTGTCCGGCGGCGAACAGCAGATGGTCGCCATCGGCCGCGCCCTGATGGCACAACCGCGGCTGCTAATGCTGGACGAGCCGTCGCTGGGCCTCGCGCCCAAGGTGATCGCCGAAATCGCCGACGCCATCCAGGCCCTCAACCGCGACACCGGCCTGTCCATCATCCTGGTCGAACAGAACGCCCGCCTGGCCTTGCGCCTGTCGCACCGGGCCTACGTGCTCGAACAAGGCGCCATCATGCAAACCGGCACCGGCGCGCAACTGCTCGCCGACGATTTCGTGCGCAAGTCCTACCTGGGAGCCTGA
- a CDS encoding LysR family transcriptional regulator, giving the protein MDMRQLRYFVMVAEELSFSRAAERLHMSQPPLSQHIKLLEDDIGVQLFHRTRREVRLTDAGAVFLRESRLLLGQMKTAVSATVRAAQSDAGVLRLGVATSALFHVLPTFVAMVRESYPGVEISVSDMQSQDQIAAVSHGQLDMGLVHIRPDRSKLMRMPIYREHYMAVLPQGHPLAAKADFTLADLADEPMIALSRESGPTVFDAIVASCYEAGFSPSFKHAARSPLTIFQMVRLGFGVALVPRSYASSAYPGVLFRDLPPTAGQVRMEAIWSEKHASGLTLKIAREVLPRLAPEAQPPSEAMASHPASA; this is encoded by the coding sequence ATGGATATGAGACAACTCCGCTACTTCGTCATGGTTGCGGAAGAACTGAGTTTCAGCCGCGCGGCCGAGCGCCTGCACATGTCCCAGCCGCCCCTGTCGCAGCACATCAAGCTGCTGGAGGACGACATAGGCGTGCAGTTGTTCCATCGCACGCGCCGGGAAGTCAGGCTGACCGACGCGGGCGCGGTCTTCCTGCGCGAGAGCCGGCTGCTGCTGGGCCAGATGAAAACCGCGGTCAGCGCCACGGTGCGCGCCGCGCAGAGCGACGCCGGCGTGCTGAGACTGGGCGTCGCCACCTCGGCCCTGTTCCACGTCCTTCCCACCTTCGTCGCCATGGTGCGGGAATCCTATCCGGGCGTGGAAATCTCGGTCAGCGACATGCAGTCCCAGGACCAGATCGCGGCGGTCAGCCATGGACAACTGGACATGGGGCTGGTGCACATCCGCCCCGATCGCAGCAAGCTGATGCGCATGCCCATCTATCGGGAGCATTACATGGCCGTGCTGCCGCAAGGCCACCCCCTGGCCGCCAAGGCGGACTTCACGCTCGCCGACCTGGCCGACGAGCCCATGATCGCGCTGTCGCGCGAGTCCGGGCCGACGGTCTTCGACGCCATCGTCGCGAGCTGCTACGAGGCCGGTTTCAGCCCCTCGTTCAAGCACGCCGCGCGCAGCCCGCTGACGATCTTCCAGATGGTGCGGCTGGGTTTCGGCGTCGCCCTGGTGCCGCGCTCCTATGCCTCCAGCGCCTACCCCGGCGTACTGTTCCGCGACCTGCCGCCGACGGCCGGACAGGTGCGCATGGAAGCGATCTGGAGCGAAAAGCACGCATCCGGCCTCACGCTCAAGATCGCCCGCGAAGTGCTGCCGCGGCTGGCGCCCGAGGCCCAACCGCCCAGCGAAGCTATGGCTTCACATCCTGCTTCGGCGTAA
- a CDS encoding branched-chain amino acid ABC transporter permease → MTTSTLLAQALVNGLIIGLLYLLMAVGFTLVFGVMRIVNFAHGEFYMLGAFAAYILVSQYDLPFIAAVALAFVFAVAVGWVVEEVVLKPFRHDELNGMIATIGLAMILQAGALMLYGPDSQFMPAVADGVITLGGVTLPMSRLYVVGFSLAVLLVLYLFLGHTRYGRALRAVVQDTEIAAAQGIRTRVMYPLGFGIGVGLAAVAGALMAPLFSVSPFIGATPLLKAFVVVILGGLGSIPGAALASLLLGLAESVTSTFMSNSIAEILIFVLVMAMLIVRPTGLFGRSEA, encoded by the coding sequence ATGACCACGTCCACTCTACTCGCGCAGGCGCTCGTCAACGGCCTGATCATCGGCCTGCTCTACCTGCTGATGGCGGTGGGTTTCACCCTCGTCTTCGGCGTGATGCGCATCGTCAACTTCGCCCATGGCGAGTTCTACATGCTGGGCGCGTTCGCCGCCTACATCCTGGTCTCGCAATACGACCTGCCCTTCATCGCGGCGGTGGCGCTGGCTTTCGTCTTCGCCGTCGCGGTCGGCTGGGTGGTGGAGGAAGTGGTGCTCAAGCCCTTCCGCCACGACGAGCTCAACGGCATGATCGCCACCATCGGGCTGGCGATGATCCTGCAGGCCGGCGCCCTGATGCTCTATGGCCCGGACTCGCAGTTCATGCCGGCGGTGGCCGACGGCGTCATCACGCTGGGCGGCGTGACGCTGCCGATGTCCAGGCTGTATGTGGTCGGCTTTTCCCTGGCGGTGCTGCTGGTCCTCTATCTTTTCCTGGGCCATACCCGCTACGGCCGCGCCTTGCGCGCGGTGGTGCAGGATACGGAGATCGCGGCCGCGCAGGGGATACGCACGCGCGTCATGTATCCGCTGGGCTTCGGCATCGGCGTCGGCCTGGCGGCGGTCGCCGGGGCCTTGATGGCGCCGCTGTTCTCGGTCTCTCCCTTCATCGGCGCCACGCCCCTGCTCAAGGCCTTCGTGGTGGTCATCCTCGGCGGGCTGGGCAGCATCCCCGGCGCCGCGCTGGCCAGCCTGCTGCTGGGCCTGGCGGAAAGCGTGACCAGCACGTTCATGAGCAACAGCATCGCCGAAATCCTGATCTTCGTACTCGTCATGGCCATGCTCATCGTCCGTCCGACCGGACTGTTCGGCCGTTCGGAGGCCTGA
- a CDS encoding Bug family tripartite tricarboxylate transporter substrate binding protein: MGNEPLKAISPGRRAWMRRGLALGGAAVLGTNVAARAVAATTAEAWPTGPIRLVVPFPPGGSVDTVARTLGPQLQAQLGQPVVIENRPGASSVMGAQHVKQSKPDGYTILLNASLQVANPVLLATATYDPLKDFVSITEIGAQPQLVVVRADGPYKTMADLVDDARKHPRHVTWAIAAFGAAGHLACALVNVQAKVDMPIIPYKGGGPALMDVMGGHVSAQIEPMASAYPHVQAGKLRALAVTSAQRLASLPDVPTVAESGFPGFDMPSWYGLWAPAGTPRAIVDKLYAETAEALKAPPVAERLAAISFIPMGTSPETFARYSASELEKYRDLIQKAHIKADA; encoded by the coding sequence ATGGGAAACGAGCCCCTGAAGGCGATTTCCCCGGGCCGGCGCGCGTGGATGCGGCGCGGCCTGGCGCTGGGCGGCGCCGCGGTGCTGGGCACGAACGTGGCCGCGCGGGCCGTGGCGGCCACAACCGCCGAGGCCTGGCCCACCGGACCGATACGCCTGGTGGTGCCCTTTCCGCCGGGCGGTTCGGTCGATACCGTGGCGCGCACCCTGGGCCCGCAATTGCAGGCGCAACTGGGGCAGCCCGTGGTGATCGAGAACCGGCCCGGCGCGAGCAGCGTGATGGGCGCCCAGCACGTCAAGCAGTCCAAGCCGGACGGCTACACCATTCTTCTGAATGCCTCGCTGCAGGTGGCCAACCCGGTGCTGCTGGCGACCGCGACCTACGATCCGCTCAAGGACTTCGTCTCGATCACCGAGATCGGCGCGCAGCCGCAACTGGTGGTGGTGCGGGCCGACGGGCCCTACAAGACCATGGCCGACCTGGTGGATGACGCTCGCAAGCATCCCCGCCACGTGACGTGGGCCATCGCCGCCTTCGGCGCGGCCGGGCACCTGGCCTGCGCCCTGGTCAACGTGCAGGCGAAGGTCGACATGCCCATCATCCCTTACAAGGGCGGCGGTCCCGCCTTGATGGACGTGATGGGCGGACACGTCTCGGCCCAGATCGAGCCCATGGCCTCGGCCTATCCGCACGTGCAGGCCGGCAAGCTGCGCGCGCTGGCGGTGACCAGCGCGCAGCGGCTGGCGTCGCTGCCGGACGTCCCCACCGTCGCCGAAAGCGGTTTTCCGGGTTTCGACATGCCGAGCTGGTACGGCCTGTGGGCGCCGGCGGGCACGCCGCGCGCCATCGTCGACAAGCTGTACGCGGAAACCGCCGAGGCGCTGAAGGCGCCGCCGGTGGCCGAAAGGCTGGCCGCGATTTCCTTCATCCCCATGGGAACGTCGCCGGAGACCTTCGCCAGATATTCGGCGAGCGAACTGGAGAAATACCGCGACCTGATCCAGAAGGCGCATATCAAGGCCGACGCCTGA
- a CDS encoding NAD(P)-dependent oxidoreductase codes for MSKYKTLGFIGLGVMGEPMCNNLVRKSGLPVHIFDMNADAVARVAANGGKAEDSVAAVAAKADAVFLSLPSIDQVEPVARALAGGARKPAMIVDMSTSDVARSRALTAELKAQGVDFVDAPVARTAEAAQKGTLLISVGGSDAAYEELKPLLSCMGSDVLHCGDTGCGQIVKILNNMMVFMTVNALSEVLTIGRRAGMDGERLFELLSGGSADSFALRNHGMKSLVKDNFPEKVFPMVYAIKDAGLALSLARAGSFQPKIAGYTYDLMCQARDAGIVNQYHPAIVQLVDGRITPKQDVKP; via the coding sequence ATGAGCAAATACAAGACTCTCGGATTCATCGGCCTCGGCGTCATGGGCGAACCCATGTGCAACAACCTGGTGCGCAAGTCGGGCCTGCCGGTGCATATCTTCGATATGAATGCCGATGCGGTGGCGCGCGTCGCGGCCAACGGCGGCAAGGCGGAAGACTCCGTGGCCGCCGTCGCCGCCAAGGCCGACGCCGTGTTTCTTTCGCTGCCGTCGATCGACCAGGTCGAGCCGGTGGCGCGGGCCCTGGCCGGCGGCGCGCGCAAGCCGGCCATGATCGTCGACATGAGCACCAGCGACGTGGCGCGCAGCCGCGCGCTGACCGCCGAATTGAAGGCGCAGGGCGTGGACTTTGTCGACGCGCCGGTGGCGCGCACGGCCGAGGCGGCGCAGAAGGGCACGCTGCTGATCAGCGTCGGCGGCAGCGACGCCGCGTATGAAGAACTCAAGCCACTGCTGTCCTGCATGGGATCGGACGTCCTGCACTGCGGCGATACCGGATGCGGCCAGATCGTCAAGATCCTGAACAACATGATGGTCTTCATGACGGTGAACGCGCTGTCGGAAGTGCTGACGATAGGCCGTCGCGCGGGCATGGACGGCGAGCGCCTGTTCGAGCTGCTGTCGGGCGGGTCGGCGGACAGCTTCGCGCTGCGCAATCACGGCATGAAGTCCCTGGTCAAGGACAACTTCCCGGAGAAGGTCTTCCCCATGGTCTATGCCATCAAGGACGCCGGCCTGGCGCTGTCGCTGGCGCGGGCCGGATCCTTCCAGCCGAAGATCGCCGGCTACACCTATGACCTGATGTGCCAGGCGCGCGATGCCGGCATCGTCAACCAATACCATCCGGCGATCGTGCAACTGGTGGATGGGCGCATTACGCCGAAGCAGGATGTGAAGCCATAG